In Biomphalaria glabrata chromosome 8, xgBioGlab47.1, whole genome shotgun sequence, the genomic window attttgtATGAAGAGAACTGTAACCCTATAACTATCTAACCACCATCAATCAATCCGTCTGTATGTCTATATATCTAAcagtatatatgtatttatacagttataattataataataatatcatatgttattatccatgaggaactagatagatatattgctgcatttttaaaatgtcatttttatAGGGGATATGATTAAAAAGtactaaaataaatatgaattcattcaagtcattattttttttttgtttttagatattGTAGTGAAATTTATTAAAAGCAATTTACTgtatttgtacagatttgtttTTCAAGAGGAAACCACATTACCTTATACCTGGGAGTTTACCAACAGAATACATGCCACAAAATGCAATAGTTACACCTAAGCAGCTTCCAAGTAAACTTCCAGTACAGGTACTTATGGTATTTGAAATTTCAATATATTAAacacaaagaaattaaatatttattctatttaaTGTAAAACTTAAATATTAATGTCAGCTTTTTATGACTGTAATTTAATTATCATTTTCTAATGGCATAAAAATTGTATACactgtatataaaaaaatataagcttCCCTTTCTctgttatatatacatatatgtatgtatatatatgcatatttgTGTCTCGGTGTGTgtgttatcaattttttttttctaatgtttttgtttcataagtttgtaatagtaaatatgttgttttttttcaaatttaaaatgaagAGTGTTCATTAATATGTTGAAACTTTGTTATATATTTATGCAATTAACACTAAAggaaaaaattgtattaaataaatataatgcaCATTGTTTCAGCTACCTCCTGATCCACCACCACTACCAGAATGTGTGAAGTACAGGCAGTTCTCTGAGCTGAAGAAGGATGTTTGTAATCCTGAATGCTTACCATCTCCTTGGTGCTTGTTGGAAGCTAATGATAATCATGTTCTTCTTGGTATGATGAATGACATGAAAACCTCAGTAAAATTAAAGCTAAACATTTCAGAAGAATTAATTGTTTCTGCTTCAATAATGGAAAATCCTATTCCAGATTTCATTGAAAGCATAGAAAAAGTTAcagtttacaattatttaaagttatttCTATGCCGCAAATTTTGTCCTGGAATTGTTGATGGTAACTTGCAACCATATGCAAATCCAAAAAATAATGAAGATCAGATTTATTACAAAGAGTTTAATATTGGCAGCCAGGAAACTGTTGTTAGAGCTACTAAATGTGAAATACTAATGAAGCAAACATCTACTGGTTTGATATGTAAATATTGCTCTTATGCTAAACGTTTATTAAATAGAAAGTTATTGAGAGCAAAGTCAAGATATAATAAGCCATTAAGTAAACATGATCCCTTACATAAAACAACCAGAGAAAAATTAATATCTGAACTAAAAAATGCTAGAAAGGAATCTAgtgaatgtcaaaaaaaaattaaagcagtTTCAATTGACTTTGAAAACAGATAGTGTAGAGCTAAGTAGTCTGTTGAGTAGGGATATGAAAGATGTTATAGAACATACAGATAATGAATTGGCAAAGCTTTTTGGgatggagtaaaaaaaaagcattttcaaCTAAAGACAAAGGGGAGAGATGGCACCCAATGCTGACCAGACTAGCAATTTTGATCAGAAGTAGAAGCCCAGTAGCATATGACACTTTAAGAAAAACAGGAATTTTGAAATTGTCAGGAGCTTTGACATTAAGAGACTACACAAATGCATATCAGTCCAAAGAAGGTTTCAATGAATCTGCTATTGAGGAATTAAAAAGAttatcaacaaaaataaaaaaatgaagtaaGATTTGTTGTATTACTCCATGATGAAATGATTATGAAATATGATTTAgtatttaataaaagaaatggtGAAGTTGTTGGTTTTGTAAATTCTCATTCTTGGAATgagaaatttgaaaaaaatattgccaGCCAtgtgctagtttttttttgtagctggTATAAACACACATATTAATATTCAAAGTTGGTGTGTTtgacttttttaaataatgatacATGTAATTAAGATATTTTTGGCATAAATTTCAATGTTCCAAAACCTTGTCAGGAGGCTTTATTCaatgtttatctttttaaaGCTCAATAATGATAAATGCAAAGGTCAGTTATGTTTAATGTATTGTATCAGAAAGCTATGTACAAATCACTGTGatgatacatttatttaattaaactaaTTTACCATATATAGTTTTCACATGATGCATTtcaatactttaatattcaattgTGATACAATGATACCATTATAGAAATTACAACTGTCTTTACATTTTTAGTGATACATCATAGAGACCAATATatcttctatctctttctctctctctctctctttctctctctctccgtctctttctctctctcacatacaTTTCACTAAGTGATACATTGTACTAGAAACTCTAACAATTGTcatacattttcatttaaatgtcaaTGTGAATTTCCCATTGAAAGTTGCTTATTgtcaataaacaataaaaatgaataacAATTGAAACAAAGTCTAAAATTGTcaattaattatgttattatgattttgaaagaaaatgaTCAAAACATGATTTAATAGTTCCTTACATTATTGGGTTTCTGTTATGTGAGATGTTTTCAACTTCTTTCTgaggattttttcttttttagatttattctcttattttctaatactgtccattaaaagttttaacttgtgataaattcttattttaaaaaacaattagaataGTGTCCAAAATGTATCTAATTATGTCCTCATTAACtgtattattacattattgacTTCATCATAGAAAGAAGATGTAATAATTTGGTTGTACAAACATCTTTGTAAAAAGTTGGACacacaaatgttcttcacttTTAGTTCATCTTTACCTCAACTATGTCTTGAAATGTGGTTTCAGCTTCAAAAAATAATGTAGCTACACCTGGTTTAATGTATGTTAGACCAACTCTATCTAGATGGAGTGTCATTAAATGCTGATTATGACCATTTAAATTTCTGATGTATTCTCATGTCATAAAACACAATTAGAAGATTATCCAAAATTTTCATCCCTTCATTGTAACTGTCACTGGCTTCATAAAAAGATGGATTGAGTAATAAATGGGTTGCATACACATATTTGTTCAAAAATAGGAGCCTACAACTCTTCAGATGTTATATCTTCATATCCATCTCTATGTATTCACTTCCAGAAAAAAATTTAGCTACAGAATTCTTTAATTTCTTCATGTCAACATGAGTTGTTTGGCTGAGTGGCACCCCTAGGCTTAAGTTTGCATGCTCCCTCTTCCCACAAATCCACCAATGAGATTTGACcaccagagtgcactgagcatgctgtataCTGCAAGATGCAAACTtctgcatttttaaaaataatcttaagaaagaattttttttaatttatttcattttttgtttgtttgaaataaTGCCTCATTGAATGCAGCTTATAGTGCTCTTTTCCTCATCTTTGAATGTGTGGACTGAtcattttctagctaaataaatttgagactataactcacaatttatgcttgaattttattgactattatttgttgttgttgtttttttttcggcggcgatcctcaaagccttaatctaaatatcttatcttttcaaggaagaaatcggttttatttgcaatgtattaagggcctataaattcatcttagaatatttttcaacattattcaaaaggtcctttataataggatgaacaatgagctttaggtcaggagaatgcatttcttcggtgaagaatgcaagaaaacccttttggcgtcggggctttgccccgaaccccactgataaataatgagctgtagatgtgaggagaatgcgtttctgcagtgagaaaagcaagaaaacgcttttggcgaacTCCACTGGAGAAACTTACATCGCTCCCCCAGAACCCCAAGCTTTTTGGGGGTTttgaaggttgagaaacactgctttattttattctcatatatatatatatatatatatatatatatatagggttagggtttggaaaaaaatcgccccccccccaactccaaagttctggatccactAGGGATTACTATAAAAGCAAGCTGTTTGacgtgttaaaaaaaagtaagcacTTATTAGCTATGTAATCTATAAAGTAATGTACAAAATATATGATACGTTTAAAGGACTTTTTAACATTGTAAAACCTCATGCTAAACTTCTTCGCTTGTTGCAGATAGTATTTTGTTcttacttttatttagttgaCAGCAGAGTGACCTTTCACTACACGCCCTGGTAACGTGTTTAGAACGGTAAGTTGAACGTGAATTTCTCCAAGAGTCTTTTTAAAACCTAGGTCTTTATGTAGAATACTTCGTTATAGAGTACACGTAatgtatccctttcagacctagagAACGGTtgacgagggtttcatgtggctagcacaacgaccaaacaccTTAATGCTAggtacacatttatttattgtggcTAATTTTTACTTAGAATAAATCAATGGACTGACCCGAAGAGTTTCTTCGTTGAGGCTTGGAATGAGAGATTGGCTCTTTACaatacaattagatcaatttgaTAATCAgagcggaccacttcgggggccgatttgagtttgtgtttccacacaaactgtctttgtaactttatTTTGTCGGTAAAGAGGATTTCATAGACTGTCTTGTATGCTAAAATAGTTTCTAAAAAGTTTTATGAGCAGAAAGATGGACAGAGTGACAGGCATTTTACTATGAACTTAAAACAAAGGATTTCTAAAAAacatcccccctctctctctctctctctctctctctctctctctctctctctctctctctctctctctctctagttaaAAAGGTGATATTTCTGTTTTGCTACAAAGTAAGCGTTTTCTTGTGTTCTTAGCTTCAGAAATTCATCCGCCTGGTGTATGCGAGCACTTTTTCTAatacttttgtttaaatcatAAATAAGTTCATTACAATAATGAGAGGCGTCAATACACATTTCAAATTCAATGTAATAAAGAAAGAATCAGCACTGGCCAATACAACAAGGGACGTTCGAGGTAAATATTGCGCCCGTACGTTGTAATATCATCTTCGCGTTAAGAAAGACGTCTGCTAgcgaacttttttgttttgttacgcAAGAGTAGTCAGCATAACGAAATTTTGTGGTAACGAGAAATTCTACCATTCAGACAAAAGAAAGTCTAGAATAATCAAGATGTTTTGAGTCGATATTGTTGCAGACGCCTCAGGGGGTAacgcaatacatttttaaagatcAAATGTAGATTTGTAAGTACAATGAAACTACAGCATTTGAATAGACAGGCCTCGggatgttgttttgttttgtacaataaatagttgAATGCGTAAGAAATAGtgataacaattatttaagggactAAACttaacaaatttagccatatcttaGAAttctgaagtattagtttcccttgttgctattaaacaaaataacgaattaattatctaattggttaatttttaaagattgattcatgtcttgtctatgccaatgaatagaATGTCAATGAatgaagtttcagcttgatccgagaatgggtgtgggagaaataacctgtacacactttttaccagacagacagacagagtgagttgagatagtagtaaaaaaagtaaagttcccctttcagaccctgtggtctaaagggcagatgatgtaaaatgagataagctttgtaaaaataggaGTGGAAATAAGATATGGAATACAAGCACAATTTacgaaatctaaaaaaaaaaaactatttaaggGAAGACCTCCACATTTAAAGACATATGTCTCAATactataagatttatttcccttttcgacATCAAACAAacgtaattaattaccattaatcgATCActtaatttgttgttgttgtttttttaaatcaatacatTCTTTGCTAGAactttgaataattgtgcaaagtttgaacgtgatccaagaatgggaagtgggagaagtgACGTGCTCAAATGTGTTCCACACAAAGTGAAGTGTTTTAGTGGATTTGTAGCATTTCCATAGATCTTTTGTGCTATTTGGCAGTGGATTGTTTTATTGTAAGCCACATAGGTGACAGAAAACGAATTCCTTTTCTCATTGATGGATAAAATGTGAGAGGAATTAACAACGCCTTTTCAATTCATTATTTTTGCCACGTTGTGTCTTGATTGCTGAGCTAGGTTCAAGAAAAGAGCTTGTCTAATCACTAGCTAAACAAGGCGAAGTTTTCAAGAAGCCTTAATATTTATGATACAGGCTTGGTCTTTATTTCGACTGAAACACCACAGCATTGTGTAgctttattttacatttagctTACGTTTTTTAAATAGTCTGAGTCTTGTATAGTTGAAGTCTATTTAGTCTCTATCCACTCTATCCATTACTCTGTGAAATTAAACGCCACGGAAACAAATTCTGGGGTAGCAGGGCGTCCACGATTTTCTCACAACTTggggaaaaggaaaaaaaggggggggggagtctttAAGCGATCTCTCAAGCCCTTGTATCATGACCCCCTCTCTGAATCTGACAAGTACTGTTGAATCGTATTTCATTAGATTTAACCTGAATATCAACAGGTCTTTCAACACATCGGTCCATTGTGGCGTCTCATAAGTTTGTTTGGTGCACACCAGTTCATCGTGAGTACTTGCCAATCACTTAATGATGTCATTCAGAGCGAACCATTATGATTCAACGGTCACCCCTCCCCCACTTTTAACTATTCATTGACTAGTACATTCACAACGACTTTGGATTCATATGAAAAAAAGTTGCCAGCACCATCAGAGGCGGCCTAGCAGTGTACGGGACTCTGGACGAGTGTCATGTCAGGGCCACGATTATTTGGGCGATGGGCTGACGGTAACAGAAAATTATCTTTAACgtaaccccccctccccttagAACGTATATTTACAGCTGGTAAAATGTGTAACTGAAAGAGACAGTTAGCTGCAATGGCTCCTAAAAGAGACAGTTGGCCGCAATGGCTCCTAAAAGAGACAGTTGGCTGCAATGGCTCCTAAAAGAGAAAGCTGGCTGCAGTGGGTCCTAAAGAGACAGCTGGCTGCAATGGCTCCTAAAAGAGACAGTTGGCTGCAATGGCTCCTAAAAGAGACAGCTGGCTGCAATGGCTCCTAAAAGAGACAGTTGGCTGCAATGGCTCCTAAAAGAGACAGCTGCCTGCAATGGCTCCTAAAAGAGACAGTTGGCTGCAATGGCTCCTAAAAGAGACAGCTGGCTAAATTGGCATTTAAAAGAGACAGCTGGCTAAATTGATTGGTCTGCATAAGCTGTGACAAAAATGTAGGTCGACACATGGTCTGCGTTGTCACGTGGTAAAATTTGCACTGATTCTAAATCTTCTGAGTCAAAGCAATGTCGTAATAGAATATAATGTACATTGCTTAGAACATATTCAGATTTAGTGCTCTGTAAATAGATTATGATTGGAACAGGAAACAATGTAGATCTTCCTAtaatttttgtctatttatttacaaatgatTTATGAACGTGTAGACCTAATAGCTGGTTCACACTGGCAGTATTAATTCAAAACGTATGCATGAGTTAATTAACATAGTAAATGACTGATGGTGAAAAATGTGTTCGATCAAGTTGTGAAATATGTTGCAACATAACTCACCTACTAAAATGACTATTATTTGCATCTAAATTTGAGGAAAGGAGGCTCAGACCATATACAATGTATACACATAAAACACTCTACTGAAATTCTATGGAGATTCATAAACTCTCCACAACTATGTTcactttcttttactttttgttcTTTATCCTTATCTCCGataggagagaagactcaaaagtaaagtagcaattatacataaaacacttaaacaaaatctaataaaagactcagaaagacacaaagataaaggcacatccctcgttccatatgctaggacaaatttatacaatgTACTGGCCCTCTGTAATGCAATTagagctagccaagaaaaccagtgacttgataGAAGAATTTAGGtgattggttaacatgcatgactaaatgcatgacgcgtaggacgtaatcttctttttaaaaataacgtctgtattatagaagataagatgataagatctctattttttaaaacccaATATTGCCTTCTCTAATTCGCGTGTATCTACGGTACTAGCATCCTCAAAGTCATTGGATTTCAATGATTCTATAGTCTCCCtttcttttcatgtttttttttttgttctgcgCGATTTAACCAGAGCGGATAATACAATTTCCTAAAGCATCTGTTTATGAACTCTCTCACAACACGTGAAGATCTCTCCAGTGGCTCCCTTCTTCTAGAGCCTCTCTGTCCTTCTACAGTgcctctctgtccctctctgtcCTTCTAAAGCCTCTCTATTTTTAGGCATTGgacatagttaaaaaaaaaaaggaagatgaagaggaaaaaaaaaaaggttcgaGATTGTTCTTGCTTGAACAGAACTGTGCTCTGTCAAAACACAAAACGCAAGTAGGGAGTTGACAATAGAATTTCAGACCGTGCAACGGTTTCACCAGAGAGCAAGAGTGAGAAGTGAGGAGGCAGATGGAAGCTcactctcacacacaaacacacacacacacgcgagcTCATTGACACTCTCACGCACCACATACAAACATTGAGGGAAAAAGGGttgatgggggtggggggaagggTGTGTGGTATTTTAGAggaatgacatttttttctcaacAGTTTTAGAAGATGAAATCTAATCTGTCAATGTTGATGaaaaagagggggtggggggtcaATGCCTTT contains:
- the LOC106075401 gene encoding uncharacterized protein LOC106075401 isoform X2 encodes the protein MKSCAVIGCYAQRSKCRGLSFHKLPKKSTNNAWRNALITAIDRVDSRFNPDTARICSRHFKESCFVPTDSSKCTTYKNLFFKRKPHYLIPGSLPTEYMPQNAIVTPKQLPSKLPVQLPPDPPPLPECVKYRQFSELKKDVCNPECLPSPWCLLEANDNHVLLGMMNDMKTSVKLKLNISEELIVSASIMENPIPDFIESIEKVTVYNYLKLFLCRKFCPGIVDGNLQPYANPKNNEDQIYYKEFNIGSQETVVRATKCEILMKQTSTGLICKYCSYAKRLLNRKLLRAKSRYNKPLSKHDPLHKTTREKLISELKNARKESSECQKKIKAVSIDFENR
- the LOC106075401 gene encoding uncharacterized protein LOC106075401 isoform X1, which encodes MPGGSSCAVIGCYAQRSKCRGLSFHKLPKKSTNNAWRNALITAIDRVDSRFNPDTARICSRHFKESCFVPTDSSKCTTYKNLFFKRKPHYLIPGSLPTEYMPQNAIVTPKQLPSKLPVQLPPDPPPLPECVKYRQFSELKKDVCNPECLPSPWCLLEANDNHVLLGMMNDMKTSVKLKLNISEELIVSASIMENPIPDFIESIEKVTVYNYLKLFLCRKFCPGIVDGNLQPYANPKNNEDQIYYKEFNIGSQETVVRATKCEILMKQTSTGLICKYCSYAKRLLNRKLLRAKSRYNKPLSKHDPLHKTTREKLISELKNARKESSECQKKIKAVSIDFENR